The window tacagtttgataaatatttctcaaattgacgaaatttatcaacgttagggataaaaattGCTCTTAGTTTCCAAGGTTAttagtaaaattgcttttaaccCAAAACATTAACCCTAAAATAaatggcctaatacacaaataaccccctgaacttgtctaaatattgcaactgcccccttcaactttcaattgtaacaatttacccctcaaacttgtctaattgtaaaacataactctaaattgggaatttttttaccccgtacttgaagcaaccgtaaaaacatTTTACCGGATTTGTATTACGCCAaatatctgattatcacactccacgagcgttgcagattttgtatttcacgtgtttcttcaattgcagtccatgtcagtaatttggggttatgttttacaattagacaaatttaattttcttcaattgctagaacaaattgatatgtaataggttctttttaatttttttaagttacCGCTATTGTTTTAGTTGATATAATAATTAATGTTCTCTGAgttagagttttttttatatgtagtTGTGATTTTGAATTATTTGAATTAACATTCAACCAAACTCAATCTAATCCAactcttaaacttgtccaattgtaaaatataatcccaaattgctgacatggactgcaattgaagaaacacgtgaaatgcaAAATCTGCAACGCTCATAGAGTgcgataatcagatctttggcgtgatatgAATCCGGGAAAACGCTTTTactgttgcttcaagtacggggtaaaaaaattcccaatggggttatgttttacaattgaacaagcttaaggggtaagttgttacaattgaaagttgaggagATTATTTGTGTATTTCATTATACACCCCTACCTTAACCCtaagcccttgtttgggaggaggttaataGGAGTAAATGtgagtaatggaaggttaagtattaatttaaccttgtttgagagtaaatggaggttaatgaGGTTAAATATTTACTTCCTCTAACTTTCAAACTCTAACCTCTAAATTGGGGATTAATGAGAGTAACGTACACTTTTTTTAAGTTTCTTGTCTCTGTagagtaaatttaacattcTTTCCCCTCCATCAGGCACGGATTTAAGGGGGTCAAAGGGGCCATCCCCCCATCTCgggggaaattttttttttgaccaAAACGACGTGGTTTTGGTATCCCCTAAAACcgacgtcgttttggtaaaGGGTTTTTAATTAACAAAAGCAGCAGACTTCTTCTCCTCGATCGTTGAGAGACGCACACAGACGCCCTTCCTCTCCTCCAGCAAAGCAAGCGATCTTCTCTCCGCCAGCCGCCAGCAAGCGACGCCCCTCCTCTCCGGTCGGCTGTCTTCCTTCTTCGTCAACCGTCTTTCTTCTCCGGCCGGCCACCATCTCCAATCCAAGAACACCTCATCAATTTCAGGTTAGTTTGACTTTTGccctttaattttaattttaggttaataATCTGGGTTAATAATGAACTGATTGGGAGATTTGAATAGCTTGGAATGTTTAAGCTAAAGTAAATCTGTAACAACTTAGTTTGATGATGATCCATGTGCTAATTTTGATTCATATGATGATTTTAACGTTTTCTCTGCTCTGCTTGATTTGTTTTTAATAATTGGAATGCCAGATGATGTTTTGAAAATTGCACAAGGGCTTTGACCTCTGCTGTGTTCTCGTTGCAATGGGAATGAAATAACCGAAATTCATTTGTCCTTAACATTCTCATGTGATCACTGTTTATAACTTTATTGCTTGATTTCTTTTCCCAGAGCAGTGATTATAAATGCATAATCTAAGTGACTAACTTTATTGCTTGATTTCTTTTCCGAGTGATTATAACTTTATTACTTGATTTCTTTTTCCCTGGCTCCATGTTAAATTTTTACAGGTTGTAATATATGCAACAACTTCTAGTTTCATTTAATATATGCCTTCTAATTTTGATTCGGtactttaggggtaaaatgggATGGAAGCAACCttgagaaagaaatagaaatggCAATAACAAGACAAAGAGCGGTTTCAACACTGCCCAAGCTGATACAGAGCCTCCGAAAAGCTCCTGTAGAAGGAAGAGTCGCAGCTTTACCATCGCTTAGGCGCGCTTTTTCTCTCTACGATCAGATCAATCTCATCGATAACGTCCCTCAGGACCAGCTTCGCTTTCAAGGGTATATTATACTTCTTCGTCTTCCTCGTCTTTTTCTAGTTCTGATTTTGTTTTTATGTGTTGAATTTGTGTTCGATTTTAGGTATACTGACACAGGATTTAAAGTGAATGGGGTTGATTATGAAGGTAGCTTGCTTTGCGTCGGAAATTTACTTCTATCTTGGTCTCCCAAGAATTTCTCTCAGATTACTCCCGAAAGGTTTGCTGTTTTTTTAATGTAGGgtttttgaattttataaacTTAGTTTACAAACCCACACCTGAATTGTTTGTAATTAAGGGTCAAAATGGCCCTGAAACTTGGCAGTGAAGATCAATTTAGCCCATATCCAAGTTTAGGTATCAATTCAGCTTTTAAGTTCGcaaattttgacaaattggtccaaatttatagattttttgTTATTGAAACTGATCGTATTCGGGTCAATTTTTCAACATTTGCATTCATTGAACAACTGAATTAAAAGCATAATCTGATAGTCAATACTCAAAAGCCcagttcatattaatatctgacacacgAGAATGCCACTAGGCTTAAGACTGCACAACACAGGCTCGTATTACTATGTCTTGTAATTAAATTAACAAATTAGGTCCTTGATCGCTTGGTCAAAGAGGCTCTAATAACATGTTATGGAATCAACCGAACAAAACGATTAAGCTAGTAGTTAAAGGTCCAATGTTATTGCTTGGTCGAAGAGACTCTAATaacatgtcatggaaccaactGAACTAAACGATTAAGTTAGTAGTTAAAGGTCCAATGTTAATCTGACACATCTCCGCACGTGAATGTCAACTGGGCTTGAAGCATGCACAACACAAGTCaatattaccatgtcctgcaattaaataaacaaacgaGGTTGTCAGGAATCGAACCCTTGATCATTTGGTCAAAGGGGCTAtgatatcatgtcatggaaccaactGAAGCTTTAATTGATACCTAAATATTGATTTGGGCTTAAATTGATTTTAGTTGCCAACTTTACGAACTATTTTGATCCTTAATTCAAATTGTTTGATACTCAATTTTTTTGTGAAGTAATTCTTTTCTCTTGTTTATTTCTTGCAATCTCAGTACTAATTCTCTGCCTTTTTGGTTTATGAAACAAAGGTCACTGTTTTTCAATAATATTACTGAACTTCACATTTGATTTGAATAAAATCGTTCTTGCTAATTTGTATGTATAAAAACTCAGCGGAATGATGTGTCACAGAAGACATTTTAACTATATGCCAACTGAGCGACACATTAGACAACaatgtgattttattttatttttaaatattttggtGGCTTAGGATTTGTCATGTGGCATACACATGGTTGACAAGTTAAACATGTCCACCATGTCGCTTAGTTGACATACAGTTAAGTTTTTCTGTGCCACGGaagtaagttttttttatacaaatttGCTAGGACTTTATTGACATCAAATGTCAAGATCTTTCATTTTATTGAACGTAAATGAAGTTCATTTTACCTTTGTGAAACAAATTCCAAACTTCAATTATCGTCGCTGCATTTTACCCTACATAAGACCAACAATAGCATAACAAGTCTCCATTACTCGAACAGTTTCTTGTTGTATACAACAATTGTGCTGTTACATATATGTGAATTGTGATTGAGCTTCTCTTCTGACACTTCATCATTTTTCCCTTTGATGCAGTTTATCCATCTTCCAAATTATGCGGCCAATACCAGGTAAGAGTTGATTATGGTTTTCTTTTTTAATGCTTCAGACATTGCATTCCTGTTTTCACATGCTTAAAATTGCAGTTTACTAATGTGTAGCGTGAACTTAGTTCATGTTTGTTCTTGCTCATTTGTATTAATGGTACATGGttattgtttttcttatttgtaATTGACTGTTGAAAGGACTTCCTTCTTTCGGTTATCGTGCCCATGAAGGGGTTAACGCATGTGCTCGTGTTTTCAAAACGAGGCTTAGTCCTTGGTTTATTGGTGGGTCTTGGGTTGCAAATAATGGCCGAGTCCTTGCAATGCATACCCAGTGTTGTTTATCCCTGCTGAGTCCTTCGTATATAGTTTTGGCTTGTTATATGTATGCACAACTCCTAATATTTCTGTGTTCTTCAAAATGCTCCTTTTTTTGTCACATATAAGCTATGTTGCACGAATGGAGAAGGGTACCgagaaacgttatttctaagaaaatttAGCTAGGAAAAGGTAATGGAACGAAAAAGAAATGGAAACGGAAAAGGACAGGAAACACGGAAACCCTagtgaagaagagtttccgtgcaacatagcatATAAGCAAGCTGTCATACTAAATTAGTGTTTCCCGAACATGCAATTCTTGTATGGATAAATATGTGGGAAGAGTTAGTGAACATTGCTTGAATTCATTTCATAATTGTTCAATTCGGTTGATAGTTGAACTTCTTATTTAAAATTTCTAACTGACATATTAGGCCATTGGGTGAGATATCCGTGTTTATTTCATAAGTTCGGGTTATTTAGATTTATGTTGTTGTACCCTTGTGTTATGACAAATTGTCCAAATAGATAGCGCCCGGTTGGTGTTTTAGTAGCTCGTTTTTGTTATTTTACTCCAAATAGTAGATATAAATTATTTGATGAATTACTTATTTTTTCCGTGGCTAAATAaagttctgattttttttttttcatttttttcagaGATCTTAATTATTGGTTCTGGAAGGTATATTCAACATGTAGATCCTGAAATCAGGCGCTTCGTTCGGTCTACTGGAATGAAATTAGAAACAGTTGACTCGGTAATTTCAATTGCTTTTTATGTTTATGCATTTAGAGATTTGTTTTTGTTCCTCGATATAGCAAATTAGCAATGCCTGGTGTTCCTGAATCTTGATTTTCAGAAATAATACTTCTCCTTTCCCATGGATGCTGGCGTAATCAGCTGAACTACTTAAATATTGTCTTTTGAGTTAGCTTGCAATTTCCTCTTTCtaaattaaacttgtttaatcAATACCCGACCCAATTCAATTCATTCGACAACATTGCAATGTGCCAATGTGAGACTTAACTACTCAAACTAGTTAAGAGCTTGTACTTCAGATAACATTGCAATGTGAGTTACATAAGTTCACCGAGGAACAGCTTCCAAAAGAGTGTATATTCATGATCATATATCTCATCTGCTAGGAATCACAGACATGGGTAGTCATACAGGTGCGGcaaatgacatttttaaaaagtACGAGATACGGGTACAGGTCATTATAAACCATAAATAATAtctataataaattattaattcatcaacataaatatttaatacttcaaactatttaaactaCAAAAAAGGGGCGGTTTCTATATTCTTTTCtttagattttgatttttttttattagggttttatttcatttttgtatatatcaacccattgtttttgtaaagttattaaaaaaatatatatcgtACTTAATTAACTTAGAAGCCGTGTCCCAAAAGTGTCCCCATATTAAAAAAGAAGAGAGCTTGTTTTGGAGTGTTGGGTGCGTCTCCCCGAGTGTTCAGAGTGTCGGAGTGTCCAACACTCATATCTTAATCTCCTAGAAGTATCGGTGCTTTGAAGTTTATAGTTTCAGTCGTTAATCTTATAATATATGGCTCGATTTTGTAACAGAGGAATGCAGCATCAACTTACAACATTCTGAACGAAGAAGGGAGAATTGTGGCCGCTGCACTACTTCCGTATGGAGTTTCTTGATGATGCTTAATGTGCAGGATTTTCTTCATTCGCATTTCTTTCGTGCTAGTCCTCGCCGATCCCGTAAAACGCCATTCGCCTTTGTTTACAGTCAGATATGTACCTTTTGATTTCTGGATTTGATTTCAAGGTTTGTGCATTTGGAATAGAAATTGTCAATTTCAAAATGTGTTTGTTCTTGAGTTTCTTGATGAGTTCTGATTTGGTAGAAATTCAGAATTTGAGATTTTGTAAAcctaataaattatgaaatgcAGAGCATATATTCTGTTCACCTGCAAATAATAGTGTAAGAGTGGAGCCGGGTATCCGATGCTTGCACTCCGATGCTTTAATTAGCTTTATCGGATGAGAGGAAGACGGAATAGAAGACAACAGAGAAAAAATAGAGAATTTTTCGTGTACCTAAAGTATATAATGTATTTTCTTTATATAGTGACGATATCTTTTTCGTTATTACATGACGGGATACACTGTGTCTAGCGTACTGCTCTGTAGCGTGTGTTGAGTAGTAGCGTTTATCTAGACTCTGAACAGAGAAAAAAGAGAACTTTTTCGTGTACCTAAAATGTGTAATGTATTCTCTTTGTATAGTGACGatttcattttcgttattaCATGATGGGATACACTGTGTTTATTGTACTGTTCTGTAGCGTGTGTTGAGCAGTAGTGTTCATCTGGACCATAACATAGAAAAGAGAGAATTTTTCGTGTACCTGAAGTGTATAATGTCTTCTCTTCATATAGTGACGATTTCGTTTTCGTTATTACATGACGGTAGCGTGTGTTGAGCTGTAGCGTTTATTTGGACCCTAAATGACGAAATGAATTTAGTTGTTTACTATTAGATCTaggtttaaatttatatttaagttTTATGATACTTTGAATCTCAACcataggattctaataagtctaAATCTAATGGTGAATCATGGTCAGGGTGAACATTATCAGTGTGTTGAGATTGACAGCTTAATATTGATAAATGCATTTATTACGAAGGATAATCTAGTTCTAGattgtaaattttttatatgaaatattCTGTAAAACCCGAAAGAAGAACCATGATTCTATGAGCGATCGCAACATTAAAATTGTTGGAATTATTTAAGATCGCTCCCTTCGAATTTGTCAAAGTAGCTCAAATCAACCAAATATTCCCCTAACCCTTTCCGTCGCTATTGTTAACATTTACAATCCGATGGAGTTCAATCCTACCTATAATCATCAACTTACGTGTCAGCTTTCTTAAATTTCTATTACGGATTTATTTCAAAGGAATGCAATCGTCACATATACGTGTCACTCCCATGATTTACGTTTAAGGAACACTTATACAAATTAAATTGTAAATTTCAATGCCAAGTGTTAAATTTAAACTTAGctttaattgatattttatattaaaatttatgttcCGGATATAATGTGTTTCTAAACGATACTTTATAACgaataaatgaaaaaacgaaaaataaacaaacgaaaaTTTGAACTTgatattgtttttgtaattcaacaacaaaaaaaaacagtaaTAATAATACTTGTAATAAATTATGATCATAAATGAATAAGTAATGCTAAATTTGCACCTTAGTCCGTGAACTGGGGGCGGATGCAAGGGGGGCCTAAGAGGGTCCGGGTCCCTCCAGTTGCCGAAACCACTAAGGCCTCGGATAGTTTCGGCTCCTCCTGTTTCCACAAAATTTGAGACTGTGGTGGTTCCGAGCCCCATATCTCCAATAAATTTTGATGGGGTGCTGGATTAGAACTCTTAAAATTGCTTCATGTCCTATTCAGTCCTCTccaaatccaaaattctaatttttttttgtctgttaGGCCCTCttaaaatccaaaattctatttttttttttgtatgttagccttctctaaatctaaaattttaactttcTTGCTTGTTAGaccctccttaaatccaaattttcaatttttttgaccTATTAGGCCCTTcctaaatccgattttttttatcagacacaatttttttacatgttaagaatcttaaacacaatGTAGCTTAATGTTGAGAAGTTTTATATTGGTATTTAAAAATTGATTCTTGACAACTCAGAttataacatgtatatatacggaaatttttgaacaagttcaatttagtaaaagaaaattacaCGTGCCCCTAACCGACCAATTCTGTATTCGCCATTCTCCGTGAATATGGATTGGAGTCTAATTGTGGCAATCCTCCAAAGTAATTGATTGCATGTATTAGTAATCGACCTGTATATTAAGAAGAGAATGGTCCaatatatttgaaatatatccttctgttttttatttaataattgggtaattaatttattaatccctatattttgataaaacacactgtttagtccctgtattttcaaaaacacatggtaaggtccctaatctttttctcagtgaactgtttagtccttctgtctgtttgttagattttttaacgtttatgacttcggaaatgactaaattatcctttactatttaccctcaaactttagaagaggaaatccaatttagaaaaagaagtcgtttgtatggagaacaagaaaaagaacagacccaatgcttacgaatttgaacgattaagaagaaaatcaagaagaagaatactcaaagttgatttcagatgcattagagtttaaaggaaaggaaaataaaggaaaagaataacataaatccaaattgactaacaaaattttcatgagagtctaacggcagagacgaaacagttcactgagaaaaacattagggactaaacagttcatcgagaaaaatgttagggactttatcatgtgtttttgaaaatatagagactaaacagtgtgttttgtcaaaatatagagactaataaattaattacccttaataA is drawn from Euphorbia lathyris chromosome 9, ddEupLath1.1, whole genome shotgun sequence and contains these coding sequences:
- the LOC136206576 gene encoding uncharacterized protein — its product is MAITRQRAVSTLPKLIQSLRKAPVEGRVAALPSLRRAFSLYDQINLIDNVPQDQLRFQGYTDTGFKVNGVDYEGSLLCVGNLLLSWSPKNFSQITPESLSIFQIMRPIPEILIIGSGRYIQHVDPEIRRFVRSTGMKLETVDSRNAASTYNILNEEGRIVAAALLPYGVS